The genome window GGAACTATTGACGAAGTTTTTGTAGAAAAAGGAGAAGTAGTTGCTGCCAGCCAAAAAGGATTAATGCGAATCGTGAATTTAGGAAATATGTATGTTTCTACTTCAATTCCTGAAACCTATATCGGAAAATTAAAAATTGGCACTGAAGTAGATGTTTACTTAACTTCATTAGGCAAAACCTACAAAGGAAAGGTACGCCAAATAGGGAACTTCATCAATCCAAACAACAGAAGTTTCGGAATCGAAGTCAGCGTTCCAAATCCGGAAAACTTATTACGCCCTAACCAAGTCGCTAAACTAAAAGTGATTGATTATGTAAGCAAAAATGCTGTGGTTGTTCCAACAAATGTAATTCAGCAGGATGGTAAGAAAAACAGTTTTGTCTATACAGTAGCTAATTCTAACGGAAAAACAGGCATTGCCAAAAAAGCAATTGTAAAAACTGGCCAGTCGTCAGACAATGTAACCGAAATTTTAAGCGGTTTGAATGCTGATGCAATAATTGTTACCGAAGGCATGAATACCATTTCGGACGGGATGAAACTTAATTTTTAAAATGATTTTGATTGTAGATTAACGATTTTCGACTGCAGATTGCTGCAACGGTAAAATCTAAAATCTTATGTCTGACTTCTTAGTTAATCACACTATACATCTAAAATCAAAAATCGTTAATCTAAAATCTCAAATTAAATGAGCCATCAAAATAAAGAATTCGGAATATCAAGCTGGGCTGTCGAAAACCGCGTAACAGTCTATATACTGACACTGCTGATTGTAATTACCGGAGTCATTGCCTATGTTACCATGCCGAGAGAGGATTTTCCGGAAATCATAGAAAACAAGGTTTACATTTCATCTGTTTTCCCAGGAAACTCGGCAGAGGACGTGGAGAAATTAATCATCAAACCGCTTGAAAAGGAAATCAAAAACATCAGCGGTGTAGATAAAATCACATCCAGTTCCTTTCAGGATTACGGAATGATTATCGTTGAGTTCGAAGACAAAGTCACCATTTTGGACGCCAAAACCAAAATCAAGGACAAAGTAGATATCGTAAAAGCAGATACCGACTGGCCAAACCTTGACAACGGAAGCAAAGTAGAACCAAGCGTTTTTGAATTGAACATTTCGGAAGAAGTGCCGATTCTAAACATCAATCTACAGGGAAACTACACCACACAGCAGCTTAAAAAATACGGAGAATTACTTCAGGACGATATTGAAGAAATTCCTGAAGTAAAAAAAGTAGACATTCTGGGTGTTGATGACAAAGAAGTGGAAATTGCTGTTGATATTTTCAAAATGACAGCAGCGCAGGTTTCGTTTGATGACATTCAAAGTGCCGTGAAATATGAAAACATGACGCTTTCGGGAGGAAATTTAATTTCGCAGGGATCCAGAAATAACATCCGAATTGTGGGTGAAATCAAAGATCCTAAAGAACTGGAAGACATTATCGTAAAACACAACGGAGGAACCGTTTACCTGAAAGACATTGCGGTAGTCAGTTTCAAAGAAAAAGAAAAAACTACTTACGCCCGTGAGAAAGGAACCGAAGTAGTAATGCTAAACGTGAAGAAACGTTCCAACCAGAATATGATTTCGGCAATCGAACAGGTTAAAGAAAAGATCAAAGTAGCTCAAGCTTCCTATCTGCCTTCCAATCTAAAAATCGAATTAACAAACGACCAATCATCACGCGTTGAACATCAGGTTGATGAACTTTCAAACCATATTATTTTTGGTATTGTACTGGTAATGATAGTACTAATGTTTACAATGGGACTGCGTAACTCCTTGTTTGTAGGAGCAGCAATTCCGCTGTCAATGCTGATGGCGTTTAGTATACTTTCCGCTTTTGGACTAACGCTGAACACGATGGTTCTTTTTGGATTGGTTATGGGACTGGGAATGCTCGTGGACGACGGTATTGTGGTGGTAGACAACGTATTTGCCAATATGAAAAAAGGAATGCCGCGCATTGAGGCTTCCAAAATAGGTATCGGCGAAATCGCGTGGCCGGTAATTTCTTCTACAGCCACTACCTTGATGGCCTTTCTTCCTTTTGCCTTATGGCCTGGAACTATGGGTAAATTCATGAAATATTTTCCAATGACACTGACAGTAACACTTACTGCTTCATTATTTGTTGCTATGGTTGTCAATGCTGCTATGACAGGAGGTTCCATGGATATTGAAGACAAAAACGTAACTAAAAAATCAGCAAAAACGTATTCCATAATCTTTACGATAATTGCAGTAATTTTTGTGTTTCTTGGAAACATGTATGATTCAAAATTTGCTAAAGCCATTGGTCACTTGGCTATTATTTCATTAGGGCTTATGTGGCTGTATAAATTGAAACTGTATCAATGGACACAGGATTTTCAGCATAGTTTTTTTCCTAGAATGGAAGACCGATACAAATCCTTTCTAGCTAAAATTTTGACCAAAAGAAGAGCTTGGTATGCCCTAGCCGGAATTATTGGAATGCTGTTTTTCTCTTTTATCCTTTTGGGAATATTCCCGAGAAAAGTACTTTTCTTCCCGGATAATATTCCGAATCAGGTAATCGCTTATATCGAATACCCACAAGGGACCGATATAGAAAAAACCAATAAAGCTACTTTATTTGTGGAAAAACAGGTGATTGCCATTTTGAATAAATATGTAGATCCAAAAACCAGCAAAAACTATTTGGCCGAATCCATCGTCTCCCAAGTGGGAGTTGGTGCAGGAAATCCAAATGTAGATGCAGGATCGGCCTCGGAAACTCCTTTCAAAGGAAAAGTAACGGTGAATTTCTCCGAATTTAAATTCAGAAGAGGCATCAACACCGCTGACATTCTAGAAGAAATCAGAGGTAAAGTAAAAGGAATCGCCGGAGCAACGGTAACTGTTGAAAAAGATGCCAACGGACCACCGGCTGGATATCCTATTAGTATTCAGCTTACCGGAATCGATTATGACGAAATGCTGAAAGAAGCTGACAAAATGATCACTTTTATCAATTCCAAAAACATTCCTGGAATTGAGCGTTTGAGCATCGATGTAAACAAGGAAAGTCCTGAACTGGAGGTAAAAGTAGATCGCATAAGCGCAGGAAGTCTGGGTGTTTCGACAGGACAATTGGGTTTTAACCTGCGCCGTTCTGTTTATGGACAGGAAATCTCGACCTACAAAGAAGGCGATGACGATTACAACATCACGATGCGTATGCAGGATGACCAGCGTAAAAACGAAAACATACTGTTCAATCAAGCACTGACTTTCAGAAATCCAGCTAACGGGCAAATGATGCAGGTGCCTATTTCGGCGGTTTCCGAAACAGAAAAAACGACCACCTACAACCAAATCAAAAGGAAGAACCAAAAACGAATCATGACGGTTTATTCCAATGTTTTGACCGGTTACAATGGAGACGAAATCACCAAACAGATTGCTGCCGATTTAAAAGGCTATCAATTACCAAAGACGGTTACCTATTCGTTCTCTGGAGTGCAGGAAGAGCAAGGGAAAAACCAAAGTTTCCTGATGTATGCGCTGTTTTTGGCTATGGCCGGTATCACCATCATCATCGTACTTCAGTTTAATTCGGTTTCCAAAACCATAGTTATTCTGTTTACAGTAATCCTGAGTTTCAGCGGGGTATTTTATGGTTATGTTATCGCCAATATGGATTTTGTGATCCTGATGACTATGATGGGAATCATTTCGCTGGCGGGTATCGTGGTGAAGAACGGAATCGTATTAATGGATTTCTTCGTATTGTTATTAGACAAAAAAGTAGCTGATAATCATTTACAAAGCCACGACGATTTAACGCTTGAAGAAATCAAGGAAGTAATCATTGAATCTGGTAAATCAAGGCTGCGTCCTGTATTGCTGACGGCACTTACTGCCGTATTGGGATTGATTCCGCTGGCTATTGGACTGAACTTTGACTTCTTCTCTTTAATAACCGACTTGAATCCGCACATATTTATGGGAGGAGACAACGTTATTTTCTGGGGACCATTGGCCTGGACCATCATTTTCGGATTGACTTACGCAACGGTCTTGACCCTGATTATGGTACCAGTGATGTTCTATCTGGTAAAAAGAACCAAATATTGGTTAAGAGACCGAAGAAAATCAGTAACTGCTGAAGAATAATTTTTAAAAAATTTATAATTAAGGCCACCTGAAATTTGAATTTTGGGTGGTTTTTTGTTTTTTAGAATTATTAACTAACAAAATTCCTCAACACATCAAGAGCTCAATTTAAAAATAAATCTTTACTTTTGAATAGTAAAAACTGTAAGTTATGGATATGACAGCTCAAATAAAGAAAAATCTAATTTCCAGAATTAAAGATTCTAAGGATTTGAACTTTCTAAACGCACTTCAAACTATATTTGACTCATCAGAACAAGCCTTATATCAATTATCTGCCGAAGAACAATCATCGATTGAAACTGGAAGAAGCGAAATCAAAGAGGGAAAATTTCATAATAACGATGAAGTAATTTCTGAAATGCGGGAATGGCTAAAAAAGTAATAGTTTGGTCAAAAGTTGCAAAACTTCAGCTTGCAGCTGTATTAGAATATTATCGCGAAAGGAATGGTAATCCAAATTATAGTTTAAAACTGCTTAAAGAAGTAGAAGACTTATTAAATACACTTTCACTCTGAACTAATTGGAAGACTGACTTCAAATAAATTTACACGTGTAATTCCATTGAAAGTTTATCTTATTTTCTATGAAATAAATGGAGATAGAATCGAGATTGTATCATTTTGGGATAACCGACAAAATATTGAACGCAGAAAAATAAAATAATTATAAAACGAACCTAGTTTTCTTTCAAGCTAAGTTTGTTTCTTTTTTATAATTCCCGTCTCCTATCAAAGAATAATTTTTTAAACTTTATATAACGAAAACCACCTGAAATCTGATTTCGGGTGGTTTTATTATTTTTTTTTAGAAATGGAATGAGTATGTTTGAAAAATGAAGTAACCAGCACACATCCATATCACAAAAAGAAAAGAGTTAATTAATTATTTTAATTTAAAAAAATGAAGCTTAAAAAAATACTATTGTTGATCTTACTAAGTTTGAGTTTGAATCTATTTGCACAAGTAACAACAACAAAAGAAGATACAAAAATTGAAATATTAAAAGCTAAATTAGTTGACAATAGTAGTGTTTTTGGAATCAGACAACTTAAAGTGACTAGTGATGATGTAAGAAAAGTAATGATTAAAACAAAAATTAAATCTACAATTTTTAACAAAATAAAATTAAGTGCATTTTCACTTTTAGATACTAAAAATAAAATTCGCTACAGACTTGCAGATTATAAAGGCTATACAGGAGTTATAGGTTATCCAGAATTAATACCATTTAGAAAAGATAAAATTTACAATGAAAAAGGGAATGAGATTATGGGAGATTGGCTACCCCCATACAGTAATTACGAAAAAGATTATTTTAATGAATTTGATAAAGAAGGATACAGTAATTTTGAGATGAAAGTTAATTTCGGGACAACTGAAAAACCAAAATTAAGTATTGTTTATTTTGGGCAAACTAGCTACGAAAAATTTACCGCTGAATTATATTTTACAATTTTAATAGAAAAAAAAGATTCAGATTATGAATTATATTATAAAAATGAAAAAATAAGTGATATAAAATTTGAATAAAGACCTCGCTCAGCACCCTCCTTCCTTTGCATGTTTTTATCAATCGGGAAATATAGCGGATGAGCAGAAACCCATACCTACTAATAAAGCCTATTCTTTAGCTTCTATAACTTTTTGAAAGCGTAACAGAAATGTTATTGATTCTGCGTTTTGTACTTTACCTTTGCCAAACTATAGAAAGTTACATTAAAGTCCCGAATCCAAAATGAAACGAGAACACTACATTCCTTTTGACAAGGAATTCCTGCTCGAAGAGCAGCTTGCTGAATATACCGGAGACGAAAAACAGGCCGAAGATTTCAAAAAACTGTTTGACATCATTGAGCATTATTTTCACTACGAAGCCTTTAACCTGATTCGGAACATAAAAAAGAATTACGCTTTTTTTGATCCTGACCTTCCTCCAAAAGAACGGGAAACATTTAAAGAGAAAAGCGATTTTTCAGTTTTTAAAGAGTCATTACATAAAGTTTTGGAATTAAGCAATTATTCCAGAGTCAGTCAGGAAACTCTGGACAAAGCTTTTCAGGATTCCGATTTGATAGGACTGAAACTGGACATTGATCTGGATGTTTATAAAGACTACGAAATATATGTCAGAGGCCAGCATACTGCCAAAGAAAAGATCACTAAATACTTTTTCTGGAAGAAAAAAATCGAAGTCGAATATTATGACCGCGTGATGATTTACCTCAAATATCACGATGCGGATTATTATAAAAAGAATAAGCTCAAAAAGGGGGAAAAATTAATAGAACCCGGAACCGTCGTTTTGAAGATTTTCAAACGCGTTCCCAAAAACGATCTCGAAACAATTTTCCCAAATGCCATTCCCAAAATGTCGCTGACCGACAAACTGCTGTTATGGGTTCCAGGTATTGTCGGGGGAATCTCGCTGTTGAGTGCCAAAGTGATTCCTGCTTTGATTAATATGCAGGCGGCTTATCAATCCGGTGAAACGATTGATCTTTTGAACAGCAAAACATCGTTGAACCAAGGCTTGATTGCTCTTGGAATTTTGGGTGCTTACTTATTCCGCCAATACAATAACTTCGTGAACAAGAAAATAAAGTATTCCAAGATGCTTTCAGACAGTCTTTATTTCAAAAACCTAGGGAATAACAGCGGGGCATTTTATTCTTTACTGAATTCTTCGGAAGAAGAAGTATTAAAAGAAACCATCCTTGCCTATTCATTTTTGAACAAAAGCAAAACTTCATTGACTGAAGAGGAACTGGATCAGCAAATTGAATCTTGGTTTAAGACAAAACACAGCACCGACCTTGATTTTGATGTGACTGAGGCTTTACAGAAACTAAAAAACAGCGGACTTGGATTTGAAACCGACGGCAAGTGGAATGTAATTCCGCTTGACAAGGCACTCATTAGAATGGATGAGATTTGGGATGGGGTTTTCAATTATAGCGAATTGACAGCTTAACCCTAAGCATAAAAAAAGGAGAAAGCTTTTAGTAGTTTTCTCCTTTTTTATAAAACTTACAAACTACTCGGCAGTAACCGGATCAA of Flavobacterium marginilacus contains these proteins:
- a CDS encoding TMEM143 family protein, with product MKREHYIPFDKEFLLEEQLAEYTGDEKQAEDFKKLFDIIEHYFHYEAFNLIRNIKKNYAFFDPDLPPKERETFKEKSDFSVFKESLHKVLELSNYSRVSQETLDKAFQDSDLIGLKLDIDLDVYKDYEIYVRGQHTAKEKITKYFFWKKKIEVEYYDRVMIYLKYHDADYYKKNKLKKGEKLIEPGTVVLKIFKRVPKNDLETIFPNAIPKMSLTDKLLLWVPGIVGGISLLSAKVIPALINMQAAYQSGETIDLLNSKTSLNQGLIALGILGAYLFRQYNNFVNKKIKYSKMLSDSLYFKNLGNNSGAFYSLLNSSEEEVLKETILAYSFLNKSKTSLTEEELDQQIESWFKTKHSTDLDFDVTEALQKLKNSGLGFETDGKWNVIPLDKALIRMDEIWDGVFNYSELTA
- a CDS encoding efflux RND transporter permease subunit; translated protein: MSHQNKEFGISSWAVENRVTVYILTLLIVITGVIAYVTMPREDFPEIIENKVYISSVFPGNSAEDVEKLIIKPLEKEIKNISGVDKITSSSFQDYGMIIVEFEDKVTILDAKTKIKDKVDIVKADTDWPNLDNGSKVEPSVFELNISEEVPILNINLQGNYTTQQLKKYGELLQDDIEEIPEVKKVDILGVDDKEVEIAVDIFKMTAAQVSFDDIQSAVKYENMTLSGGNLISQGSRNNIRIVGEIKDPKELEDIIVKHNGGTVYLKDIAVVSFKEKEKTTYAREKGTEVVMLNVKKRSNQNMISAIEQVKEKIKVAQASYLPSNLKIELTNDQSSRVEHQVDELSNHIIFGIVLVMIVLMFTMGLRNSLFVGAAIPLSMLMAFSILSAFGLTLNTMVLFGLVMGLGMLVDDGIVVVDNVFANMKKGMPRIEASKIGIGEIAWPVISSTATTLMAFLPFALWPGTMGKFMKYFPMTLTVTLTASLFVAMVVNAAMTGGSMDIEDKNVTKKSAKTYSIIFTIIAVIFVFLGNMYDSKFAKAIGHLAIISLGLMWLYKLKLYQWTQDFQHSFFPRMEDRYKSFLAKILTKRRAWYALAGIIGMLFFSFILLGIFPRKVLFFPDNIPNQVIAYIEYPQGTDIEKTNKATLFVEKQVIAILNKYVDPKTSKNYLAESIVSQVGVGAGNPNVDAGSASETPFKGKVTVNFSEFKFRRGINTADILEEIRGKVKGIAGATVTVEKDANGPPAGYPISIQLTGIDYDEMLKEADKMITFINSKNIPGIERLSIDVNKESPELEVKVDRISAGSLGVSTGQLGFNLRRSVYGQEISTYKEGDDDYNITMRMQDDQRKNENILFNQALTFRNPANGQMMQVPISAVSETEKTTTYNQIKRKNQKRIMTVYSNVLTGYNGDEITKQIAADLKGYQLPKTVTYSFSGVQEEQGKNQSFLMYALFLAMAGITIIIVLQFNSVSKTIVILFTVILSFSGVFYGYVIANMDFVILMTMMGIISLAGIVVKNGIVLMDFFVLLLDKKVADNHLQSHDDLTLEEIKEVIIESGKSRLRPVLLTALTAVLGLIPLAIGLNFDFFSLITDLNPHIFMGGDNVIFWGPLAWTIIFGLTYATVLTLIMVPVMFYLVKRTKYWLRDRRKSVTAEE